TTTAGGGCGAAGCCTGAAAAACCTGATTGCGCTGCTGGATGAATTGAAACAAAAATCCATATCATTCGTTTCGCTGCAAGATAACCTGAGCACGGAAGGAGCCAACGGCCAACTATTCACAAATATACTGGGAGCCTTCGCCCAATTCGAGCGCGATCTTATTGTAGAACGTTGCCAAGAGGGACGAAAAATAGCCAAAAGCAAGGGTGTAAAGTTCGGACGTACTAAAGATAAAGTCAACGAGGAGAACGAAGCAAAAGTTAAAAGCTGCGCTCAGCTCTACCAAGCAGGTAGTACAATTCGTGAAATCATGAAAGCACTGCGGATTGGTAGCCGGGAAACAGTGTACCGGTATCTGAAGAAAGAAGGGATTGTTCCTATGCGG
This Bacteroides acidifaciens DNA region includes the following protein-coding sequences:
- a CDS encoding recombinase family protein, giving the protein MKIGYARVSTREQNLDMQLEALKACGCTRIFTEKVSGMIAQRPELKECLNYLREGDTLVVYKLDRLGRSLKNLIALLDELKQKSISFVSLQDNLSTEGANGQLFTNILGAFAQFERDLIVERCQEGRKIAKSKGVKFGRTKDKVNEENEAKVKSCAQLYQAGSTIREIMKALRIGSRETVYRYLKKEGIVPMRKNSNCKE